The following nucleotide sequence is from Gymnodinialimonas phycosphaerae.
GAGGATGCGGCCTCGCAGCAGGATATCCGGCCGTTGCGGATCGGGCTTCTCAACCTGATGCCGAAAAAGATCCAGACCGAGACGCAATTCGCGCGCCTGATCGGGGCCACGCCGTTGCAGGTGGAATTCTCGCTGATCCGCATGTCGGACCACGAGTCGAAGAATACCTCGTCCGAGCATATGGATGAATTCTACCGCCCCTTCGCCGAGGTGCGCGCCACCGGCGAGAAGTTCGACGGGCTGATCATCACTGGCGCCCCGATCGAACATCTGCCGTTCGAGGAGGTCACTTATTGGGACGAGTTGAAGACGGTCATGGACTGGACCCAGACCCACGTTCATTCCACCTTCGGCGTCTGCTGGGGTGGCATGGCGATGGCCTATTATTTCCACGGCATCAAAAAGCACATGCTGGCGGCCAAGCACTTCGGCTGCTTCCGCCATGTGAACCTGTCCCCTGCGTCGCCCTACTTGCGCGGCTTCTCGGACGATGTGCTGATGCCGGTGTCGCGCTGGACGGAAGTGCGCGCGGCAGAGGTGGCGGCG
It contains:
- a CDS encoding homoserine O-succinyltransferase, translated to MPIKLPDTLPAYNILSREGVMVMPEDAASQQDIRPLRIGLLNLMPKKIQTETQFARLIGATPLQVEFSLIRMSDHESKNTSSEHMDEFYRPFAEVRATGEKFDGLIITGAPIEHLPFEEVTYWDELKTVMDWTQTHVHSTFGVCWGGMAMAYYFHGIKKHMLAAKHFGCFRHVNLSPASPYLRGFSDDVLMPVSRWTEVRAAEVAAAGLTTLIGSDEVGPALVEDAAHRALYVFNHFEYDSGTLKQEYDRDAEAGAPINVPVNYYPEDDPTRTPMNRWRSHAHLLYGNWVSELYLTTPYDMDQIGLASTDLRR